DNA sequence from the Agromyces aureus genome:
TCTCGTGGCGTCAACGCTAACACCGGAGCGACGGATCCCGGCTCCAAAGTTTTCGCTGAACGGAAAATCGATTTCAAAAAGGTGTAGAAGTTCGTCGAATCCGCTGTTATCGTCGTACCCGCAGCCCCAGCCGGCCCCACGAAGGTCCGGATGCCGACACTCCACCCCCTGACGAAGAACCCGCCGGATCGATGTGGATCCACCCGATTTCGGGCCCCATCCGATGGCGAGACAGCAAGGAAGCTCGACTCATCATGGAAACGTTCGCCAGCACGGCACCCACGGCACTCCTCACCGACGCGACCCCGGTCGCGGCATCCGATCCGGCGCAGGTCGCGGCATCGTACCTCGCCCGCGCGGTCGATCTCGCGACGCAGAACGTGCGCGAGGCCGGCGGCCCGTTCGGCGCGATCGTCGTCACCGCAGACGGCAACGTGTACGAGGGCGTGAACCGCGTGACGGCCAACCTCGACCCGACCGCGCACGCGGAGGTCTCGGCCATCCGCAACGCGTGCCAGGGCCAGAGCACGTTCGACCTCACGGGTGCGACGCTCTACACGAGCTGCGAACCGTGCCCCATGTGCCTCGCCTCGGCCCTGTGGGCTCGCATCGACCGCGTGTACTTCGCGGCCGACCGCGACGACGCAGCCGACGCGGGATTCGACGACGCCGTCTTCTATCGCTACTTCGAGGGAGGCAGTGAAGACACCGCGATCATGCCCGTCGCCAACATCGACCTCGGGGCAGCGCATCGAGTGGCACCCTTCACCGAGTGGAACAGCAACATCTCTCGTATCGACTACTGAGCAGGAGATCCACCCGTGTCACAACCCACCTCCGTCCGCAACGACGCGGACCCCACGCCCGAACCCGAGGCGCCGGCCACGATCAAGGGCGGACTCGACCGCTTCTTCGAGATCACCGCGCGCGGCTCGACGTACGGCCGTGAGATCCGCGGCGGCATCGTCACGTTCGTGACGATGGCGTACATCGTCATCCTCAACCCGCTCATCATCGGCGGCATCAACGCCTCCGACGTCGAGGGCCACTTCCTCGACCCCGCGCAGGTCGGCGCCGCGACCGGCCTGACGGCCGGCGTCATGACGATCCTGTTCGGCATCGTCGCGCGCCTGCCGTTCGCGATCGCCGCGGGGCTCGGCATCAACTCCTTCCTGGCGGTCTCCGTCGTGGGCAACGTCACGTGGCAGGAGGCCATGGGCCTCGTCGTCATCAACGGCGTGATCATCGTGATCCTCGGTGCCACCGGGGCGCGCACGGCGATCTTCCGCGCGGTGCCGAAGGCGCTGAAGGCGTCGATCACGGTCGGCATCGGCCTGTTCATCGCGTTCATCGGGTTCGTCGACAGCGGGTTCGTGACCCGCACGCCCGGTGGTCCGCCCGTGCAGCTCGGCGACGCCGGGTCGATCACGTCGATCCCGACCGCGATCTTCCTGCTCGGCGTCGTGCTCATCGGCATCCTCGTGGCCCGAAAGGTGCCCGGCGGCATCCTGATCGGCATCGTGGCGACGACGATCGTCGCGATCATCGCCCAGTCGCTGCTGAAGCTCGGCCCGAGCTTCGAGGACCCGAACGGATGGCACATGACCATCCCCGAGCTGCCGAGCCAGATCTTCACCGTGCCCGACTTCGGACTCGTCGGCCAGTTCGACCTGTTCGGTGCCTTCGAGCGCATCGGCGTGCTCTCGGCGACGATGCTCGTGTTCACGCTCGTGTTCACGAACTTCTTCGACGCGATGGGCACCATGACGGGGCTCGCGAAGAATGCGGGCGTCGCCGCGAAGGACGGCACGTTCCCGCGCCTCCGCTCGGCGTTCATCATCGAGGGCACCGGCGCCATCGTGGGCGGCGTGACCTCGACCTCCTCGAACACGGTGTTCGTCGACAGTGCGTCGGGCATCGGCGAGGGCGCCCGCACGGGCCTCGCTTCGGTCGTGACGGGGCTGCTGTTCTTCGCCTCGACGTTCCTGACCCCGCTCACGCTCGTGGTGCCGATCGAGGTCGGTTCCGCAGCACTGGTCGTCGTGGGCGCCATGATGATGGCGCAGGTCGTCGAGATCGACTTCCGCAAGTTCGCGATCGCCCTGCCGGCGTTCCTGACGATCGTCACCATGCCGCTGACGTACTCGATCGCGAACGGCATCGGGGTCGGCTTCATCTCGTGGGCGCTCATCAACGCCGCGTCGGGCCGTGCCCGAAAGGTGCACTGGCTGCTGTGGCTCGTCGCCGCGGGCTTCGCGCTCTACTTCGTGCGCGGTCCGATCGAGGCGGTCATCGCCGCGGCCGGCTGAGCCCGGCTCCGAGACGTCGGAGTCCTCACGCGGCCACGATGAGGTGACCGTGACCGACGCCCCGCACCGCTCCCCGGAGCCGGTGCGGGGCGTCGTCGTGTCTGACGGATGTCGCGGCAGTGCCGTCGGCGTCGGCGCGTGGTCGGCCCGGTGCATCGGCCCGGTGCATCGGCCCGGTGCGACGCGGAGTGCGGCCTCAGCCGCGACCGACGAACGGCATGCCCGCTGCGGTGACCGTGAGGTGCGGAACGCTGACGCCGAGGGGGAGCGCCGCGATGTGCGCGACCAGCTCGGCCAGCGGGGCGGCGTCCATGCTCGGCTCGACCCGGAGCGTGCCGTCGGCCTGCACGGCCCCCGCGCCGTTGAGCGCGTCGAGCAGGCCGGTGCGCACGTTGCCGACGTCGATCTGGGTGCAGGTGATGCCGTACGGGCGGCCGTCGAGCTCGATCGACTTCGACAGGCCCGTGATCGCGTGCTTGGTCGTCGTGTAGGCGACCGACCTCGGCCGCGGCGACTGCGCCGAGATCGACGCATTGTTGATGATGCGGCCGCCCTGCGGCCGCTGGTCGCGCATCTGTCGGAACGCGGCGCCGGCGCAGAGCACTGAGCCGGTGACGTTGACGGCCAGCGTGGCCTGCCAGGCGTCGGGGTCGAGCTCGCCGACATCCGCGGCCGGACCGAACGTGCCGGCGTTGTTCACGAGCAGGTCGAGGCGGCCGAACCGAGCGGCGTGCGCTGCGAAGAGAGCTGTGACGCTCGCCGGATCGCTCACGTCGGCTTCGACCACGAGCGCGTTCGAGCGGATGCCGCGGTCGGCCGTCGGCTCGTCGTCCGGCGCTCCCGTGCCGGGGTGGGGCGGCTCGGAGCACCGGCCCGCAGCGTCGCGCAGCGTCTCGGCATGCAGGCCAGCGAAGGTCACCCCCCAGCCGTCGTCGAGCAGGGCGATCGCGATGGCGCGCCCGATGCCGCTGCCGGCGCCCGTGACGATCGCCGACCCGGGCGCCCTGGCTGTCATCGCGCGGTGACGGGTGCCGCTGCGAGCTCGGGTGCCGCAGCGGCATCTGGTGCTTCAGCGGCGTCGGGCGCTTCGGATGCCTCAGGTGCTTCGGATGCTTCGGACGTTTCGGCAGCTTCGGGCGCCGCCGGGCGAGCGGTGCCCCGCGCCTCCTCGATGAGCTGCAGCAGGCGTGCCGCGACGCTCACGGCGATCACCGCCGGCGCCTTGCCGGCGACCTCGGGGATGCCGATCGGCGTCGTGACCCTGGCCATCGCCGCGTCGTCGTGACCGACCTCGCGCAGCTTCTTGCGGAACCTGGCCCACTTCGACGACGATCCGATGAGCCCGATCGAGCCGAGCCCGTCGGTGCGGAGCGCGGTCTCGACGATCGCGAGGTCCTCGATGTGGTCGTGCGTCATCACCAGCACGTGCGCACCGGGCTCGAGGTCTGCGAGCGCGGCCTCCGGCACGGGGGCGTGGTGCACGTGCACGGTGGCGACGGCATCCGCGAGCGGTTCGAGCCGGGCGGGCGCGAGCATGTCGGCGCGCGAGTCGACGAGGTGCAGGTCGAGCTCGTGCCGCGCGAGGATCCGCGCGAGCTCGAGGCCGACGTGCCCGATGCCGAACACCGCGACCGACGGAACCACCTGCACGGGTTCGAGCAGCATCGTGACCTCCCCTCCACAGCACTGCACGCCGTACTCCGTGACGGCCTTGTCGCTGAGCGCCAGGGTCAGCAGCTGCGGCTCGCCGTCGCCGACGGCGAGCATCTCCCTGGCGCGGCGCACCGCGGTGGCCTCGAGATTGCCGCCTCCGACCGTGCCGAACAGCTCGGCCGGGGCGACCACCATCTTCGCGCCGCCGTTGCGGGGCGCGTGGCCGCGCACCATGGCCAGCGTCACGACCACGGCCGGCGTGCGCTCATCGCGCAGCCGCCGCAGGGCGTCGAGCCAGTCCAGCGTGCGCGCGGACATCAGGCGTCGACCGTCTCGCGAACGGGTGGAGGCCCGCCCGCGGCATCCGTCGCCGGTGTTGCGGTGTTCTCGACGGCCCCATCGAGAACGGATGCCGCGGCACGCGCCGACTCGATCGCCCAGAAGACGGCCTCGGGGGTCGCGGGCGAGCCGAGCTCGACGCTGTGCTCGGCCGGGCCGAACGCCCCGACGGCCTCGCGGATGGCCTCGCGCGCGCTGAACCCGAGCATGAACGGCGGCTCGCCGACGGCCTTCGAGCCGTAGACGGCGCCGTCCTCGGTGGCGCGCTCGAACAGGCGCACGTGGAACTCCTCCGGCATCTCCGAGAAGCTCGGCAGCTTGTACGTGCTAGCCGACTGCGTCTGCAGGCGGCCGCGGTGCGGCCCGTCGCTCTCGTCCCAGCGCAACTCCTCGAGCGTGAGCCATCCCATGCCCTGCACGAAGGCGCCCTCGATCTGGCCGATGTCGATCATGGGCGAGAGCGAGTCGCCGACGTCGTGCACGATGTCGACCCGGCGCACGCGGTAGGCGCCCGTGAAGCCGTCGACCTCGACCTCGGTGGCCGCGCAGCCGTAGGCGAAGTACTTGAAGGGAGAGCCCTGCATGATGTCGGGGTTCCAGTGCAGGCCCTCGGTGCGGTAGTAGCCCGCGGCCCAGAGCTGCACGCGCTGCAGGTAGGCGGCGTTCACCACATCGGCGAACGCCAGGCTGCCCGGCTTGCCGAGCCCTGACACGCGGCCGGCCTCGAAGCGCACATCGCGTTCGTCGACGTCGAGCAGGCGCCCGGCGACCTTGGCGATGCGGTCGCGGATCTGCTCGCACGCGTTCTTGACCGCGCCGCCGTTGAGGTCGGCGCCCGACGAGGCCGCGGTCGCCGACGTGTTCGGCACCTTGTCGGTGCGCGTGGGCGCGAGGCGCACCTGGTGCAGCTCGAGCCCGAGCGCGGTCGCGGCGACCTGCAGCATCTTGGTGTGCAGGCCCTGGCCCATCTCGGTGCCGCCGTGGTTGATGAGCACCGACCCGTCCTTGTAGACGTGCACGAGCGCGCCGGCCTGGTTGAACGCGGCGAAGTTGAACGAGATGCCGAACTTCACGGGCGTGATCGCGAGGGCCCGCTTGAGGTCGGGACTCGTCGCGTTGAACGCCTCGATCTCGGCCGTGCGCGCGGCGAAGTCGCTGTCGGCGAGCAACTCGCTCCAGATCGCCTCGATGCGCCCGGCGTCCTTCACGAGCTGGCCGTACGGGGTGGACTGGCCCTGCCGGTAGAAGTTGCGCCGTCGCAGGTCGG
Encoded proteins:
- a CDS encoding SDR family oxidoreductase; this encodes MTARAPGSAIVTGAGSGIGRAIAIALLDDGWGVTFAGLHAETLRDAAGRCSEPPHPGTGAPDDEPTADRGIRSNALVVEADVSDPASVTALFAAHAARFGRLDLLVNNAGTFGPAADVGELDPDAWQATLAVNVTGSVLCAGAAFRQMRDQRPQGGRIINNASISAQSPRPRSVAYTTTKHAITGLSKSIELDGRPYGITCTQIDVGNVRTGLLDALNGAGAVQADGTLRVEPSMDAAPLAELVAHIAALPLGVSVPHLTVTAAGMPFVGRG
- the xdhB gene encoding xanthine dehydrogenase molybdopterin binding subunit; protein product: MSALAERPANPVVGLNAAHESAKLHVTGAAMYTDDLAAQTVGTLTAWPVQSTNAHARVTIDVAPAYDVRGVVRVLTAADVPGINDAGIKHDEPLFPSEAMFYGHALVWVLGETQEAARLGAEAVRVEYEPLPSYITVQEAIAAESFQGIARTVVRGDAAEAMAASDRVFEGVTEFGGQEHFYLETHASFAIRDSEGQYFVQCSTQHPSETQEIVAHVLGIPSNEVTVQSLRMGGAFGGKEMQPHGFAAIAALGAKLTGRPVRLRLNRTQDITMTGKRHPFHIEWKVGLTADGMLQALEATLTADGGWSIDLSEPVLGRALCHLDNAYWIPNVHADGRIVKTNKTSQTAFRGFGGPQGVFLIEDILGRVAPALGIAPADLRRRNFYRQGQSTPYGQLVKDAGRIEAIWSELLADSDFAARTAEIEAFNATSPDLKRALAITPVKFGISFNFAAFNQAGALVHVYKDGSVLINHGGTEMGQGLHTKMLQVAATALGLELHQVRLAPTRTDKVPNTSATAASSGADLNGGAVKNACEQIRDRIAKVAGRLLDVDERDVRFEAGRVSGLGKPGSLAFADVVNAAYLQRVQLWAAGYYRTEGLHWNPDIMQGSPFKYFAYGCAATEVEVDGFTGAYRVRRVDIVHDVGDSLSPMIDIGQIEGAFVQGMGWLTLEELRWDESDGPHRGRLQTQSASTYKLPSFSEMPEEFHVRLFERATEDGAVYGSKAVGEPPFMLGFSAREAIREAVGAFGPAEHSVELGSPATPEAVFWAIESARAAASVLDGAVENTATPATDAAGGPPPVRETVDA
- a CDS encoding NCS2 family permease; the protein is MSQPTSVRNDADPTPEPEAPATIKGGLDRFFEITARGSTYGREIRGGIVTFVTMAYIVILNPLIIGGINASDVEGHFLDPAQVGAATGLTAGVMTILFGIVARLPFAIAAGLGINSFLAVSVVGNVTWQEAMGLVVINGVIIVILGATGARTAIFRAVPKALKASITVGIGLFIAFIGFVDSGFVTRTPGGPPVQLGDAGSITSIPTAIFLLGVVLIGILVARKVPGGILIGIVATTIVAIIAQSLLKLGPSFEDPNGWHMTIPELPSQIFTVPDFGLVGQFDLFGAFERIGVLSATMLVFTLVFTNFFDAMGTMTGLAKNAGVAAKDGTFPRLRSAFIIEGTGAIVGGVTSTSSNTVFVDSASGIGEGARTGLASVVTGLLFFASTFLTPLTLVVPIEVGSAALVVVGAMMMAQVVEIDFRKFAIALPAFLTIVTMPLTYSIANGIGVGFISWALINAASGRARKVHWLLWLVAAGFALYFVRGPIEAVIAAAG
- the xdhC gene encoding xanthine dehydrogenase accessory protein XdhC, with product MSARTLDWLDALRRLRDERTPAVVVTLAMVRGHAPRNGGAKMVVAPAELFGTVGGGNLEATAVRRAREMLAVGDGEPQLLTLALSDKAVTEYGVQCCGGEVTMLLEPVQVVPSVAVFGIGHVGLELARILARHELDLHLVDSRADMLAPARLEPLADAVATVHVHHAPVPEAALADLEPGAHVLVMTHDHIEDLAIVETALRTDGLGSIGLIGSSSKWARFRKKLREVGHDDAAMARVTTPIGIPEVAGKAPAVIAVSVAARLLQLIEEARGTARPAAPEAAETSEASEAPEASEAPDAAEAPDAAAAPELAAAPVTAR
- a CDS encoding nucleoside deaminase yields the protein METFASTAPTALLTDATPVAASDPAQVAASYLARAVDLATQNVREAGGPFGAIVVTADGNVYEGVNRVTANLDPTAHAEVSAIRNACQGQSTFDLTGATLYTSCEPCPMCLASALWARIDRVYFAADRDDAADAGFDDAVFYRYFEGGSEDTAIMPVANIDLGAAHRVAPFTEWNSNISRIDY